Proteins encoded together in one Dermacentor variabilis isolate Ectoservices chromosome 2, ASM5094787v1, whole genome shotgun sequence window:
- the LOC142571385 gene encoding ATP-dependent DNA helicase Q1-like → MALLSWEEELRKVEKELISTEKEIVRLSTIRECLTRKKHELTVKLKQKSLDEIARTDWSRSDFPWSNRVNEVLENMFHVKRFRSMQLPAINVTLSNKDCILIMPTGGGKSLCYQLPALISKGVTIVVSPLLSLMEDQVMALEAMSYPVAMLAANVSVKDTNRILKAMADGEDSLKLLYVTPEKMAKSKRFMSMLGKAYQRKHFARLAIDEVHCCSQWGNDFRPDYKYLAIMKREFPEVPILGVTATASAAIVADVQKMLDIESSVVLRAPLDRPNLVYEVLPKPSGTDEAVKNVAKLILGRFKDQCGIVYCFSIKETDELAEELKGYGIAADSYHASMQPQRRSNVHTLWMHGKLLVIVATIAFGMGIDKPNVRFVIHHTLSKSVENYYQESGRAGRDDQPATCLILFRFADIFRQTTSVFTEKCGRENVYTMVRYCVDVRECRRAMFLRHFGERHQDIRCHDGICDNCRLKETVKDIDVTVHIKNIYKVLSAASEAKEQLTATKLIDAWMGKDAKKWKERGITKTDLPRERCETIVAWALLEGYLAEKFHITPYAYISYIHIGERKQEIDKGEKVRCPFLMTSVAAPEVSLPVSVKRHKQSKRDHAQSKRPRSEAQGSSKTKSQKSFSNHLPTSQDVVVIE, encoded by the coding sequence atggccttgttgtcttggGAAGAAGAACTTCGAAAAGTAGAAAAAGAATTAATATCCACTGAGAAGGAGATAGTTCGCCTTAGCACGATACGGGAATGCCTCACGAGGAAAAAGCATGAACTTACTGTTAAGTTGAAACAAAAGTCGCTGGACGAGATTGCACGCACAGATTGGAGCAGGTCCGATTTCCCGTGGTCAAATAGAGTTAATGAGGTGCTAGAAAATATGTTCCACGTAAAACGCTTCCGTTCCATGCAGCTTCCAGCCATAAACGTCACCCTTTCAAATAAAGACTGCATTCTCATCATGCCAACCGGAGGCGGAAAAAGCCTTTGCTACCAACTGCCAGCGCTGATTTCAAAAGGTGTCACTATCGTCGTGTCACCCCTACTTTCACTCATGGAAGACCAGGTCATGGCGCTGGAGGCCATGTCATACCCAGTTGCCATGTTGGCTGCCAACGTTTCTGTAAAAGATACAAACCGGATACTGAAGGCTATGGCTGACGGAGAGGACAGCTTAAAGCTGTTGTACGTGACACCAGAAAAGATGGCCAAAAGTAAGCGTTTTATGTCCATGCTGGGAAAGGCATACCAAAGGAAGCATTTTGCCAGGCTTGCTATAGATGAAGTGCACTGTTGCTCCCAGTGGGGCAATGACTTCAGGCCAGACTACAAGTACTTGGCCATAATGAAACGCGAATTTCCTGAAGTACCAATTTTAGGAGTCACGGCCACTGCTTCTGCAGCCATCGTTGCCGACGTTCAGAAGATGCTTGACATTGAGAGCTCAGTGGTACTGCGTGCGCCACTGGACAGGCCTAATCTTGTTTATGAAGTACTGCCAAAGCCTTCGGGGACTGACGAAGCTGTGAAAAATGTTGCCAAGCTCATTCTCGGTCGTTTTAAAGATCAATGTGGCATTGTTTACTGTTTTTCCATTAAGGAGACTGATGAATTGGCAGAGGAGCTGAAAGGTTATGGTATTGCCGCGGACTCTTACCATGCCAGCATGCAACCCCAAAGACGCAGCAATGTTCATACCCTCTGGATGCATGGGAAACTTTTGGTCATTGTTGCTACCATTGCTTTTGGTATGGGAATTGATAAGCCAAATGTGCGCTTTGTCATTCACCACACACTGTCAAAATCTGTTGAGAACTACTACCAAGAAAGTGGCCGCGCAGGAAGGGATGATCAACCAGCCACGTGTTTGATACTTTTCCGGTTTGCCGACATATTTCGCCAGACAACATCTGTCTTCACGGAGAAGTGTGGCCGAGAAAATGTCTACACAATGGTGCGGTACTGTGTGGATGTGCGTGAGTGTCGTCGTGCCATGTTCTTGCGACACTTTGGAGAAAGACATCAAGACATACGTTGCCATGACGGCATCTGTGACAACTGTCGACTCAAAGAGACAGTGAAAGACATTGATGTCACAGTGCACATCAAGAACATCTATAAAGTGCTTTCAGCAGCAAGTGAGGCAAAGGAGCAATTGACAGCGACAAAGTTGATTGACGCCTGGATGGGCAAAGATGCCAAAAAATGGAAGGAACGAGGGATTACAAAAACGGACCTGCCACGGGAGCGGTGTGAGACGATAGTTGCATGGGCACTGCTGGAAGGCTACCTCGCTGAAAAGTTCCACATCACTCCTTATGCTTACATCAGTTATATTCATATAGGTGAGAGGAAGCAAGAAATTGACAAAGGCGAAAAAGTTCGTTGCCCTTTCTTGATGACAAGTGTAGCTGCTCCAGAAGTCTCATTGCCAGTATCGGTAAAGCGCCACAAGCAAAGCAAAAGGGACCATGCTCAAAGTAAACGACCCAGAAGTGAGGCACAAGGCTCTTCAAAGACAAAGAGCCAAAAGTCGTTCAGTAATCATTTACCAACATCCCAAGACGTGGTTGTGATTGAATAA